One window of the Populus trichocarpa isolate Nisqually-1 chromosome 9, P.trichocarpa_v4.1, whole genome shotgun sequence genome contains the following:
- the LOC7474983 gene encoding uncharacterized protein LOC7474983 isoform X2: MMKKRSRTDLDQAVVNVCKRELGQLSTRDFAHRLAASEDLVLRLEIHKKLEKHEGCVNTLSFNSGGDVLISGSDDLRVILWDWETGRVKLSFNSGHRNNVFQAKFMPFSDDRTIVTCAADGEIRQAQILEGGEVKTILLGKHKDSRVHKLAIEPGSPHIFYSCGEDGVVQHFDLRTRSATELFTCRSINDPRSFQPYVHLNAIAIDPRNPNLFAVGGMDEFARLYDIRKYSWDGSSDFGQPADYFCPQHLIGNGDTGITGLSFSDQSELLVSYNNEFIYLFTRDMGLGNPPFPSFSSPISMGSDTSEVEPGSIASSSSMDVDGKNAAQAYKGHRNCETVKGVSFFGPRCEYVSSGSDCGRIFIWKKRGGELIRVMEADRDVVNCTEPHPHTMALASSGIESDIKIWTPKAIERATLPTNIGQVLMRDCYWFGMSDYDDNDYFSDDEDDDDDEDSDDVDIDEDSDDADIDDDSDDDDCNDDSDDDDCNDDGETKG, from the exons atgatgaaaaaaagaagcagaacGGACCTCGATCAAGCAGTAGTTAATGTTTGTAAACGCGAACTCGGTCAGCTCTCCACTCGCGATTTCGCTCACCGTCTCGCCGCCTCCGAG gatcTTGTATTGAGGCTTGAAATACACAAGAAGTTGGAGAAGCACGAAGGGTGCGTGAACACGCTGAGTTTTAATTCTGGTGGTGATGTTTTGATATCGGGCTCAGATGACCTGCGGGTGATTTTATGGGATTGGGAAACTGGGCGTGTTAAACTTTCCTTTAATTCGGGTCATCGTAATAATGTGTTTCAAGCTAAGTTCATGCCTTTTTCTGATGATCGGACTATTGTTACTTGTGCTGCTGATGGCGAg ATTCGACAAGCTCAAATTCTCGAAGGGGGAGAAGTGAAAACTATATTGCTTGGAAAACACAAAGATTCACGAGTTCATAAGTTGGCTATTGAACCTGGGAGTcctcatatattttattcttgtgGCGAGGATGGAGTGGTTCAACAT tttgatttgaGAACTAGGTCTGCCACAGAACTTTTTACTTGCCGATCCATTAATGATCCAAGGAGTTTCCAGCCATATGTCCATCTAAATGCCATTGCTATTGATCCAAGAAACCCGAATCTCTTTGCAGTTGGGGGAATGGACGAGTTTGCTAGACTTTATGACATCCGCAAGTATAGTTGGGATGGGTCAAGTGATTTTGGTCAACCTGCAGATTACTTCTGTCCTCAGCATTTGATTGGTAATGGGGATACTGGAATTACAGGCTTGTCATTCTCAGACCAGAGTGAGCTTCTAGTCTCATATAATAACGAGTTCATCTATCTTTTTACAAGAGACATGGGTTTGGGAAATCCTCCATTTCCATCCTTTTCATCCCCAATTTCAATGGGCAGTGATACAAGTGAAGTAGAACCTGGGTCTATAGCATCTTCATCATCTATGGATGTGGATGGGAAAAATGCTGCCCAAGCTTATAAGGGGCATAGAAATTGTGAGACTGTGAAGGGTGTGAGCTTTTTTGGGCCAAGATGTGAGTATGTTTCTAGCGGCTCTGATTGTGGTCGGATATTTATTTGGAAGAAAAGGGGTGGAGAGCTTATTCGTGTTATGGAAGCAGATAGGGATGTGGTAAATTGTACTGAGCCTCATCCTCATACCATGGCGCTTGCTAGCAGCGGAATCGagtctgatataaaaatatggaCTCCAAAGGCTATTGAGAGAGCTACTCTGCCAACAAATATTGGACAG GTCCTGATGCGTGATTGCTATTGGTTTGGCATGAGTGATTACGATGACAATGATTATTTCTCTGACGACGAGGATGACGACGACGATGAAGACAGTGATGATGTTGATATTGATGAAGACAGTGATGATGCTGATATTGATGAtgacagtgatgatgatgattgtaatgatgacagtgatgatgatgattgtaatgatgatg GTGAAACCAAAGGCTAG
- the LOC7474983 gene encoding uncharacterized protein LOC7474983 isoform X1, with protein MMKKRSRTDLDQAVVNVCKRELGQLSTRDFAHRLAASEDLVLRLEIHKKLEKHEGCVNTLSFNSGGDVLISGSDDLRVILWDWETGRVKLSFNSGHRNNVFQAKFMPFSDDRTIVTCAADGEIRQAQILEGGEVKTILLGKHKDSRVHKLAIEPGSPHIFYSCGEDGVVQHFDLRTRSATELFTCRSINDPRSFQPYVHLNAIAIDPRNPNLFAVGGMDEFARLYDIRKYSWDGSSDFGQPADYFCPQHLIGNGDTGITGLSFSDQSELLVSYNNEFIYLFTRDMGLGNPPFPSFSSPISMGSDTSEVEPGSIASSSSMDVDGKNAAQAYKGHRNCETVKGVSFFGPRCEYVSSGSDCGRIFIWKKRGGELIRVMEADRDVVNCTEPHPHTMALASSGIESDIKIWTPKAIERATLPTNIGQVKPKARGWMYRLASPEDLMLQLFSLQRQRTSPESVVQNSVMDSELLELILSFNANSDVSSDDGGDAANHDDSLG; from the exons atgatgaaaaaaagaagcagaacGGACCTCGATCAAGCAGTAGTTAATGTTTGTAAACGCGAACTCGGTCAGCTCTCCACTCGCGATTTCGCTCACCGTCTCGCCGCCTCCGAG gatcTTGTATTGAGGCTTGAAATACACAAGAAGTTGGAGAAGCACGAAGGGTGCGTGAACACGCTGAGTTTTAATTCTGGTGGTGATGTTTTGATATCGGGCTCAGATGACCTGCGGGTGATTTTATGGGATTGGGAAACTGGGCGTGTTAAACTTTCCTTTAATTCGGGTCATCGTAATAATGTGTTTCAAGCTAAGTTCATGCCTTTTTCTGATGATCGGACTATTGTTACTTGTGCTGCTGATGGCGAg ATTCGACAAGCTCAAATTCTCGAAGGGGGAGAAGTGAAAACTATATTGCTTGGAAAACACAAAGATTCACGAGTTCATAAGTTGGCTATTGAACCTGGGAGTcctcatatattttattcttgtgGCGAGGATGGAGTGGTTCAACAT tttgatttgaGAACTAGGTCTGCCACAGAACTTTTTACTTGCCGATCCATTAATGATCCAAGGAGTTTCCAGCCATATGTCCATCTAAATGCCATTGCTATTGATCCAAGAAACCCGAATCTCTTTGCAGTTGGGGGAATGGACGAGTTTGCTAGACTTTATGACATCCGCAAGTATAGTTGGGATGGGTCAAGTGATTTTGGTCAACCTGCAGATTACTTCTGTCCTCAGCATTTGATTGGTAATGGGGATACTGGAATTACAGGCTTGTCATTCTCAGACCAGAGTGAGCTTCTAGTCTCATATAATAACGAGTTCATCTATCTTTTTACAAGAGACATGGGTTTGGGAAATCCTCCATTTCCATCCTTTTCATCCCCAATTTCAATGGGCAGTGATACAAGTGAAGTAGAACCTGGGTCTATAGCATCTTCATCATCTATGGATGTGGATGGGAAAAATGCTGCCCAAGCTTATAAGGGGCATAGAAATTGTGAGACTGTGAAGGGTGTGAGCTTTTTTGGGCCAAGATGTGAGTATGTTTCTAGCGGCTCTGATTGTGGTCGGATATTTATTTGGAAGAAAAGGGGTGGAGAGCTTATTCGTGTTATGGAAGCAGATAGGGATGTGGTAAATTGTACTGAGCCTCATCCTCATACCATGGCGCTTGCTAGCAGCGGAATCGagtctgatataaaaatatggaCTCCAAAGGCTATTGAGAGAGCTACTCTGCCAACAAATATTGGACAG GTGAAACCAAAGGCTAGGGGATGGATGTACCGCTTAGCTTCACCGGAGGACTTGATGTTGCAATTATTTTCACTTCAAAGGCAGAGGACTAGCCCAGAAAGCGTGGTGCAGAACTCGGTTATGGATAGCGAACTTCTAGAGCTTATACTATCATTCAATGCTAACAGTGACGTTTCTTCAGATGATGGAGGAGATGCTGCAAATCACGATGACTCGTTGGGTTAG
- the LOC7474983 gene encoding uncharacterized protein LOC7474983 isoform X4: MMKKRSRTDLDQAVVNVCKRELGQLSTRDFAHRLAASEDLVLRLEIHKKLEKHEGCVNTLSFNSGGDVLISGSDDLRVILWDWETGRVKLSFNSGHRNNVFQAKFMPFSDDRTIVTCAADGEIRQAQILEGGEVKTILLGKHKDSRVHKLAIEPGSPHIFYSCGEDGVVQHFDLRTRSATELFTCRSINDPRSFQPYVHLNAIAIDPRNPNLFAVGGMDEFARLYDIRKYSWDGSSDFGQPADYFCPQHLIGNGDTGITGLSFSDQSELLVSYNNEFIYLFTRDMGLGNPPFPSFSSPISMGSDTSEVEPGSIASSSSMDVDGKNAAQAYKGHRNCETVKGVSFFGPRCEYVSSGSDCGRIFIWKKRGGELIRVMEADRDVVNCTEPHPHTMALASSGIESDIKIWTPKAIERATLPTNIGQVLMRDCYWFGMSDYDDNDYFSDDEDDDDDEDSDDVDIDEDSDDADIDDDSDDDDCETKG; encoded by the exons atgatgaaaaaaagaagcagaacGGACCTCGATCAAGCAGTAGTTAATGTTTGTAAACGCGAACTCGGTCAGCTCTCCACTCGCGATTTCGCTCACCGTCTCGCCGCCTCCGAG gatcTTGTATTGAGGCTTGAAATACACAAGAAGTTGGAGAAGCACGAAGGGTGCGTGAACACGCTGAGTTTTAATTCTGGTGGTGATGTTTTGATATCGGGCTCAGATGACCTGCGGGTGATTTTATGGGATTGGGAAACTGGGCGTGTTAAACTTTCCTTTAATTCGGGTCATCGTAATAATGTGTTTCAAGCTAAGTTCATGCCTTTTTCTGATGATCGGACTATTGTTACTTGTGCTGCTGATGGCGAg ATTCGACAAGCTCAAATTCTCGAAGGGGGAGAAGTGAAAACTATATTGCTTGGAAAACACAAAGATTCACGAGTTCATAAGTTGGCTATTGAACCTGGGAGTcctcatatattttattcttgtgGCGAGGATGGAGTGGTTCAACAT tttgatttgaGAACTAGGTCTGCCACAGAACTTTTTACTTGCCGATCCATTAATGATCCAAGGAGTTTCCAGCCATATGTCCATCTAAATGCCATTGCTATTGATCCAAGAAACCCGAATCTCTTTGCAGTTGGGGGAATGGACGAGTTTGCTAGACTTTATGACATCCGCAAGTATAGTTGGGATGGGTCAAGTGATTTTGGTCAACCTGCAGATTACTTCTGTCCTCAGCATTTGATTGGTAATGGGGATACTGGAATTACAGGCTTGTCATTCTCAGACCAGAGTGAGCTTCTAGTCTCATATAATAACGAGTTCATCTATCTTTTTACAAGAGACATGGGTTTGGGAAATCCTCCATTTCCATCCTTTTCATCCCCAATTTCAATGGGCAGTGATACAAGTGAAGTAGAACCTGGGTCTATAGCATCTTCATCATCTATGGATGTGGATGGGAAAAATGCTGCCCAAGCTTATAAGGGGCATAGAAATTGTGAGACTGTGAAGGGTGTGAGCTTTTTTGGGCCAAGATGTGAGTATGTTTCTAGCGGCTCTGATTGTGGTCGGATATTTATTTGGAAGAAAAGGGGTGGAGAGCTTATTCGTGTTATGGAAGCAGATAGGGATGTGGTAAATTGTACTGAGCCTCATCCTCATACCATGGCGCTTGCTAGCAGCGGAATCGagtctgatataaaaatatggaCTCCAAAGGCTATTGAGAGAGCTACTCTGCCAACAAATATTGGACAG GTCCTGATGCGTGATTGCTATTGGTTTGGCATGAGTGATTACGATGACAATGATTATTTCTCTGACGACGAGGATGACGACGACGATGAAGACAGTGATGATGTTGATATTGATGAAGACAGTGATGATGCTGATATTGATGAtgacagtgatgatgatgatt GTGAAACCAAAGGCTAG
- the LOC7474983 gene encoding uncharacterized protein LOC7474983 isoform X3: MMKKRSRTDLDQAVVNVCKRELGQLSTRDFAHRLAASEDLVLRLEIHKKLEKHEGCVNTLSFNSGGDVLISGSDDLRVILWDWETGRVKLSFNSGHRNNVFQAKFMPFSDDRTIVTCAADGEIRQAQILEGGEVKTILLGKHKDSRVHKLAIEPGSPHIFYSCGEDGVVQHFDLRTRSATELFTCRSINDPRSFQPYVHLNAIAIDPRNPNLFAVGGMDEFARLYDIRKYSWDGSSDFGQPADYFCPQHLIGNGDTGITGLSFSDQSELLVSYNNEFIYLFTRDMGLGNPPFPSFSSPISMGSDTSEVEPGSIASSSSMDVDGKNAAQAYKGHRNCETVKGVSFFGPRCEYVSSGSDCGRIFIWKKRGGELIRVMEADRDVVNCTEPHPHTMALASSGIESDIKIWTPKAIERATLPTNIGQVLMRDCYWFGMSDYDDNDYFSDDEDDDDDEDSDDVDIDEDSDDADIDDDSDDDDCNDDSDDDDCETKG, translated from the exons atgatgaaaaaaagaagcagaacGGACCTCGATCAAGCAGTAGTTAATGTTTGTAAACGCGAACTCGGTCAGCTCTCCACTCGCGATTTCGCTCACCGTCTCGCCGCCTCCGAG gatcTTGTATTGAGGCTTGAAATACACAAGAAGTTGGAGAAGCACGAAGGGTGCGTGAACACGCTGAGTTTTAATTCTGGTGGTGATGTTTTGATATCGGGCTCAGATGACCTGCGGGTGATTTTATGGGATTGGGAAACTGGGCGTGTTAAACTTTCCTTTAATTCGGGTCATCGTAATAATGTGTTTCAAGCTAAGTTCATGCCTTTTTCTGATGATCGGACTATTGTTACTTGTGCTGCTGATGGCGAg ATTCGACAAGCTCAAATTCTCGAAGGGGGAGAAGTGAAAACTATATTGCTTGGAAAACACAAAGATTCACGAGTTCATAAGTTGGCTATTGAACCTGGGAGTcctcatatattttattcttgtgGCGAGGATGGAGTGGTTCAACAT tttgatttgaGAACTAGGTCTGCCACAGAACTTTTTACTTGCCGATCCATTAATGATCCAAGGAGTTTCCAGCCATATGTCCATCTAAATGCCATTGCTATTGATCCAAGAAACCCGAATCTCTTTGCAGTTGGGGGAATGGACGAGTTTGCTAGACTTTATGACATCCGCAAGTATAGTTGGGATGGGTCAAGTGATTTTGGTCAACCTGCAGATTACTTCTGTCCTCAGCATTTGATTGGTAATGGGGATACTGGAATTACAGGCTTGTCATTCTCAGACCAGAGTGAGCTTCTAGTCTCATATAATAACGAGTTCATCTATCTTTTTACAAGAGACATGGGTTTGGGAAATCCTCCATTTCCATCCTTTTCATCCCCAATTTCAATGGGCAGTGATACAAGTGAAGTAGAACCTGGGTCTATAGCATCTTCATCATCTATGGATGTGGATGGGAAAAATGCTGCCCAAGCTTATAAGGGGCATAGAAATTGTGAGACTGTGAAGGGTGTGAGCTTTTTTGGGCCAAGATGTGAGTATGTTTCTAGCGGCTCTGATTGTGGTCGGATATTTATTTGGAAGAAAAGGGGTGGAGAGCTTATTCGTGTTATGGAAGCAGATAGGGATGTGGTAAATTGTACTGAGCCTCATCCTCATACCATGGCGCTTGCTAGCAGCGGAATCGagtctgatataaaaatatggaCTCCAAAGGCTATTGAGAGAGCTACTCTGCCAACAAATATTGGACAG GTCCTGATGCGTGATTGCTATTGGTTTGGCATGAGTGATTACGATGACAATGATTATTTCTCTGACGACGAGGATGACGACGACGATGAAGACAGTGATGATGTTGATATTGATGAAGACAGTGATGATGCTGATATTGATGAtgacagtgatgatgatgattgtaatgatgacagtgatgatgatgatt GTGAAACCAAAGGCTAG
- the LOC7474981 gene encoding pentatricopeptide repeat-containing protein At2g17033 codes for MHAHVRYQQKITTSHVPLNHHHLSHRQQPLPYLSQPTSPPLNLSTKWNNFKCLAAISKQAQRFFSAVLPTVATRDTSATNRLIKKFVASSPKSIALDALSNLLSPDSTHHPLLYLLTLPLYLKISEASWFSWNPKLVAQVVVLLDKQGLDKELKALMSETVSRLQFKERELVLFYCNLIGFNSKHNWVRGFDDSYSRLNQFVSDSNSVYVKKQGYKAMISGLCEMGRAREAEDLIGEMRERGLKPKLFEFRCVLYGYGRLGLFKDMERILDKMESGEIEVDTVCANMVLASYGAHNALPEMGLWLRKMKTLGIPLSIRTCNSVLNSCPTIMALMRNLDASYPVSIQELLKILSEEELMLVKELIESSVLKEATKWDTSEGKLDLHGMHLGSAYVIMLQWMEETRNRLSDGEHVIPAEITVVCGSGNHSTVRGESPVKSMITQIMAQTRSPMRIDRKNIGCFVAKGNVVKKWLC; via the exons ATGCACGCGCACGTCAGGTATCAACAAAAGATAACAACCTCGCACGTGCCATTGAACCACCACCACCTCAGCCACCGTCAACAACCACTACCTTATCTTTCACAGCCAACATCACCACCACTGAATTTATCAACCAAATGGAACAACTTTAAATGTTTAGCAGCAATTAGCAAACAAGCCCAGCGTTTCTTCTCTGCGGTATTGCCCACCGTTGCCACAAGAGATACTTCAGCTACTAACCGTTTGATCAAGAAATTTGTAGCATCATCACCGAAATCAATCGCCCTTGATGCACTCTCTAATCTTCTCTCCCCCGACTCCACTCACCACCCCCTGCTGTATCTTCTCACTCTCCCT CTCTATTTAAAGATAAGTGAAGCATCATGGTTTAGTTGGAATCCTAAGTTAGTTGCACAAGTTGTTGTCTTGCTGGATAAACAAGGCCTAGACAAAGAGTTAAAAGCTTTGATGTCTGAAACAGTTTCAAGATTACAGTTTAAAGAGAGGGagcttgttcttttttattgcaatttgaTTGGGTTTAACTCAAAACACAATTGGGTTCGTGGGTTTGATGATTCTTATTCTCGTTTGAACCAGTTTGTTAGTGACTCCAACTCTGTTTATGTAAAAAAGCAGGGTTATAAAGCAATGATTAGCGGGTTATGTGAAATGGGTAGGGCTAGAGAAGCAGAGGATTTGAttggagagatgagagagagaggactGAAGCCTAAATTGTTTGAATTTAGGTGTGTTTTATATGGCTATGGAAGATTAGGATTGTTTAAAGATATGGAGAGGATTCTTGATAAAATGGAAAGTGGAGAGATTGAAGTTGATACAGTCTGTGCTAATATGGTTCTTGCATCCTATGGAGCTCACAATGCACTTCCTGAAATGGGATTGTGGCTGCGAAAGATGAAAACTCTGGGCATTCCATTGTCAATAAGGACTTGCAATTCAGTTCTGAATTCCTGTCCCACGATCATGGCATTGATGAGAAACTTGGATGCTTCTTATCCAGTTTCGATTCAAGAGTTGTTGAAGATCTTGAGTGAGGAAGAATTAATGTTAGTCAAAGAATTGATTGAATCATCGGTTTTGAAAGAGGCAACGAAGTGGGATACTTCAGAGGGGAAGTTGGATTTACATGGAATGCACTTGGGTTCAGCATATGTGATAATGTTGCAGTGGATGGAGGAGACGAGGAATAGATTGAGTGATGGAGAGCATGTAATTCCAGCAGAGATTACAGTTGTTTGTGGATCGGGGAATCATAGCACCGTTAGAGGGGAATCTCCAGTTAAATCTATGATCACACAGATAATGGCTCAAACGAGGAGTCCAATGAGAATCGATAGGAAGAACATTGGTTGTTTCGTTGCTAAAGGAAATGTTGTCAAGAAGTGGCTATGTTAA
- the LOC7474982 gene encoding pentatricopeptide repeat-containing protein At1g62260, mitochondrial, which produces MLRCISAVVSKRGFIRARLLSSYTSPHSSAQDLYLYEFNKKISNLAKNGRIDEARALFDQMEETNTVSWNAIIRAYVKRREIAKARKLFDEMPQRDIVSWNLMISGYVSCHGIRFLKEGRNLFDRMPERDIVSWNTMISGYAKNGRMDEALRMFKLMPEGDVVSWNAIVTGFLQNGDVARALEYFERMPERDAASLSALVSGLIRNGELDEAARVVVRFERDGGRKENLLQAYNTLIAGYGRRDRVDEARKLFDQIPFCDGKGKGGDGRFGRNVVSWNTMIMCYVKAGNIVFARELFDQMMERDTISWNTMISGYVNMLDMDEASRLFCEMPNPDIFSWNKMIAGHAQIGDLDRVNDLFGRMPQKNLVSWNSVITGYEKNDDYIGAIKIFIQMQVEGEKPDRHTLSSVLSVSAGIVDLQLGMQIHQLVTKTVIPDVPINNALITMYSRCGAIIEAGTIFDEVKLQKEVISWNAMIGGYASHGYAVEALEVFKLMKSFDVRPTHITFISVLHACAHAGLVEEGREIFESMAGEFGIEPSVEHYASLVDIMSRHGQLEQALDLINSMPFEPDKAVWGALLSAAKVHNKIEVARVAAEALIRLEPDSSAPYVLLYNMYADVGQWDSAAEVRIMMERSNIKKQAAYSWVDSSHW; this is translated from the coding sequence ATGTTACGCTGTATAAGCGCTGTCGTTTCCAAGCGTGGATTCATACGAGCTCGTCTTCTTTCTTCATATACAAGCCCACACAGTTCAGCTCAGGACCTCTACTTGTACGAGTTCAACAAGAAGATCTCTAATTTGGCTAAAAATGGTCGAATTGATGAAGCAAGAGCATTGTTTGATCAAATGGAAGAAACAAATACGGTTTCATGGAACGCAATTATAAGGGCCTATGTGAAACGTAGAGAAATTGCTAAAGCAAGGAAACTGTTCGATGAGATGCCTCAAAGAGACATTGTTTCATGGAACTTAATGATTTCGGGGTATGTTTCGTGTCATGGGATCAGGTTCttaaaagaaggaagaaacttGTTTGATAGAATGCCGGAGAGGGATATTGTATCCTGGAATACGATGATTAGTGGGTATGCGAAGAATGGGAGAATGGATGAGGCGTTGAGGATGTTTAAATTGATGCCGGAGGGGGATGTTGTGTCTTGGAATGCCATTGTTACTGGGTTTTTGCAGAATGGTGACGTGGCTCGTGCACTTGAGTATTTTGAGAGAATGCCGGAGAGGGATGCTGCGTCGCTTAGTGCGCTTGTGTCTGGTCTTATTCGGAATGGGGAATTGGACGAGGCAGCGAGAGTGGTGGTTAGGTTTGAGAGAGATGGTGGTAGGAAAGAGAATTTGTTGCAAGCTTATAATACTCTGATTGCGGGGTATGGTCGGAGAGACAGGGTTGATGAAGCTCGGAAACTTTTTGATCAAATACCGTTTTGTGATGGCAAGGGAAAAGGAGGAGATGGAAGGTTCGGGAGGAATGTGGTGTCATGGAATACGATGATCATGTGCTATGTTAAGGCAggaaatattgtttttgctaGGGAACTCTTTGACCAAATGATGGAACGAGATACCATTTCTTGGAATACCATGATTAGTGGTTATGTTAACATGTTAGATATGGACGAGGCCTCCAGACTTTTTTGTGAAATGCCAAATCCTGATATTTTTTCGTGGAATAAGATGATTGCAGGGCATGCTCAGATTGGTGATTTGGATCGTGTTAATGATTTATTTGGGAGGATGCCCCAAAAGAACTTGGTGTCATGGAACTCTGTGATAACAGGATATGAGAAAAATGATGATTATATTGGAGCAATCAAGATCTTCATTCAGATGCAAGTTGAAGGAGAGAAACCTGACCGGCATACCTTATCTTCGGTTCTTAGTGTGTCTGCTGGGATAGTTGATCTTCAACTGGGAATGCAGATCCATCAGCTGGTAACAAAGACAGTTATACCAGATGTGCCAATAAATAATGCCCTCATTACCATGTACTCAAGATGTGGCGCAATAATCGAGGCAGGGACAATTTTTGATGAGGTGAAACTGCAAAAAGAAGTAATTTCTTGGAATGCAATGATTGGAGGATATGCTTCTCATGGTTATGCTGTGGAGGCTCTGGAAGTTTTCAAATTGATGAAAAGTTTTGACGTGCGACCTACTCATATAACATTTATTTCAGTTTTGCATGCCTGTGCTCATGCAGGACTAGTCGAAGAAGGTCGAGAGATATTTGAATCCATGGCTGGTGaatttggaattgaaccaaGTGTTGAGCATTATGCCTCACTGGTGGACATCATGAGCCGTCATGGGCAGCTGGAGCAGGCACTGGATTTGATCAATAGCATGCCATTTGAACCAGATAAGGCTGTTTGGGGTGCATTACTGAGTGCTGCTAAGGTGCATAACAAAATAGAGGTGGCCCGAGTTGCTGCTGAAGCATTGATAAGACTTGAGCCTGACAGTTCGGCCCCATATGTCTTGCTATACAATATGTATGCTGATGTAGGGCAATGGGACAGTGCAGCAGAAGTGAGAATAATGATGGAAAGGAGTAATATCAAGAAGCAAGCAGCATATAGCTGGGTGGATTCCTCCCATTGgtga